AGACTTTAAGGAAGTTCTCATCAACCGAAGAGACATGCTATCGGATCCTCAAAAGAAGCGTGTGGATAAGCTGTTGAAGAAATGCAATTAATTTTGATAACGGTGCAATTATTCCAACAACCGTGCAATTATTCTCGAGTACGGGCCAATTATTCCAACAACCGTGCAATTCTCCACGTGAACGGCCACAATTATCCCGAGTACAGTACAATTATTCCCTAAAACAGTTTCAAATGAAAAGAACTGCTGGGGAATGGCTTTCGCCGTCATAGCGGGGCCATTTTTTTATTAATTCCATACCTGCTCATTATCATTTTCTTTGATTTCAGCTAAAAAACTCCTTTTGATAAGGAGTTTTAATAAATTTTCCCTACATACTCTCTCACATTTGTTATTAAGCCTCTGTATTTTCTTCAGATACACCAAAAAGCAGCCCTTGATTATCCAAGCAATAAGCGAAGTAACCCATCCCCGGGACTGCTGTTTTTTGCACTACTACCTTGCCTCCATTATCTACAACAATCTTAAGATAGTCGTCAACCGAAGAGACTTCAATGGAATTTGTCGTTCTGGTAGCGCCATCAGGAGATTTCATTAATCCTCCATCGATACCAGGTCTATCACTTTCACCTGTCAAAATAAACCAATAGTCGTGCGTCCCAGGCATCTTTTCAAACTTCCAGCCAAAACAATTTGAATAAAACTCAATTGCTTCTTCAGGATTTGGAACCTGAAATTCAAATCGTAAAACTTTACTCATATCACAACCTCCTAATTTTTATAGAACTTACGTTCGTATTTCTATAATAATTGAAGATGCTTATTCTGGCTAGTCCATCTAATTTTTTTCTCACTTAATCTGCTTTAAAGCCGATTTAACGTTCATATACGTTTTTAATGATTTAAACTCTACATGGAGCTGCGCCATAGCCATTGCGAGGTTTGGCTTTATTCCAGTAACTATGAGTTCTGTTCCTGTTAGATTAATTAAATTGTTCAGCTTAAAAATAGCGTCCGCAACAAATGAATCTACTTCAACAAGCCCCGAAAGATCAATGATAAAGTAGTCATCTTTCGCATCTGTTATGTAGGTTGACACAGTGGAAATTAAATTTTCGAAGCGAACTTCAGTTAGAGTTCCAATAATAGGAAGGATACTGAGTCCGTCTCTTACCGGTACAATTGGCGTCGAAAGCTTATACATTTCATCCGTAAATTCTGACAGCTGTTTTTGCCGATTGATATCCTCGGTAACGTCCTTTTGCAGCCCGACAAAATAAAGCTTTCCTTCCTCTTCCATCCAAAGAGGCTCAATGGTTAGTTCATTCCAAAATTCTGTTCCGTCTTTTCGATAATTTAACAGCTGAGTCTTAATGGAATTCCGATTATCAATTGCCTCCCGAATCTTTCGAACAGATTCCTTGTCCGTTCCCTGTCCTTGCAGAAGTCTGCAATTTTTTCCGATTAGCTCCTCTTCAGAATATCCAGTCATCTTTAAAAAACCATTGTTCACATAAACAATTGGATTATCCTCGAGTGTAGGATCAGTGATCGTGACGCCTACTTCCGCGTAATCCAGAGCTTTATTTATCAGTTTCTGATTTTTAGGAGTGTCAGATTCCAGGTTCATTTTTCTTGGTCTCTCCTTCTTACTTGGTAAAAATGTAATACATAAAACTCGTACGATTTAATAACCTTTATGATATTCCCTTATTCTTTATGTTTCAAACCATTTTTTTACCTTCCATCTTTTTGCGGAGAGTTTTTTATTTTATACTAAATGAAATAAACGTTTGTTTAATGATTAAAGGAGTGGGGATATGGATATCCCAATTGAATTGTTTGATGCCTGCAAAAAAAGAATTTCTCCTTTTCAGGTAGAAGGTTTTCTTCTTGGCGGGGGTTCAGAAACAGCTGAAATTATGATTGTTGGCGAAGCACCCGGCGAACAAGAAATCATCAAAGAAATTCCTTTTTGCGGAAGAGCAGGTGTTGAGCTCGATCGATTTCTTGAGCATGCCGAACTTAACAGAGAAGAAATCTACATCACTAGCACAGTCCGCAGCAGGCCATTTCGCGTGAAGGAAAAAATCATTCGGGGCAAAAAGGTGATTAAGAAAGAAAATCGAAAGCCAAATAAAAAGGAGATCATTGCCCATGCACCTTTGCTTGATTATCAAATCAAAAAAATCAAGCCGTACATCATCGTCGCATTGGGTGCTGTCGCTTTTGAGCGGCTGACCGGAAAAAAGGAGAAAATGACGGAAATTCACGGGAAAGCCTGCCAAACTTCAATTCTTGAACTTGACAGCCTAGAAAATAATCAGCTGGTGTTGGGAGAGGAGGAATATATCCTTTTTCCAACCTTCCACCCGGCCAGCATTTTTTACAATCGCTCATTATTACCCCTTATTTATGAGGATTTTGAAAAATTGAAACAGCTTAGCGGAGGAACGAAAGATGACAAACGTAATGCTTGATTATTACCAATTAAAATATCTTCCTGCTTTAACGGTCTACGAGCTTCCTGAAGAACAAGCCAAATATACTGCTTTGCCAGCCAATATGCTTTATTCATCGGAAACAAAATCACCGATCGTCATCTTAGCCAACGAAGAAGTAGTCGGTTTTTTTGTTCTACATACAGGAGAAATCGTCAAGAATTACACTGATATCTCAACAGCTATCCTATTAACCTCTTTTTCGATTGATTTTCGTAAGCAAAGAATGGGATTTGCCCATCATGGGCTGCTCGCCTTAAATGACTTTGTAAAAAAACATCATTCCGAAATTACAGATGTTGTTCTCTCTGTAAACCTAAAAAACATGCCTGCGCGGAGACTGTATGAACAGGTTGGGTTTCTCGATACAGGAAAACGAATGGAAGGCGTGATGGGCGAGCAGCTTGTGCTGAGGAAGAGGATTGTATGAGATTGTTCAATCTACGTGCCTAAGTCAGCTTTTTCATTAATCTTAAGCACGTAGGATTTGATCGCGACTGGCCAAGCTTGAGATGAGCATACCTCAGTCTTTATCCTCTATGCTCTCTAACATTGCCATCCCTTCAGCCTCTGCAATTAACTTGAGTACGTCTGGAGCTTGAGGGTCACTGCTAAAATTGATTTCTTTCATTGCCGCTTCCCTATCGTATGTCGTTCTCCGAAACTCATACTCTCCTGGGCCAAGTAAGAGCCAATAAGCACCTGGGTGGTCAGCAAATGGCATTCCTACACTCCCGGCATTAAGAACACACACCCCTCCTACCTGCTGCTTAAACTGAATATGGGTATGTCCGCAAACAACAATTTGCTGATCAACATTATTAAAGATGGCGGTAAGTCGTTCCATTGAGGTATTTGGTGTAAAGATCTCCTCGTCACTACGCGGTGTGGCATGGCAGAATAAGATATCCCCTAATCCTTCAACACTAAGTGTTATATGTTCTGGCAGCTGGGCGAGGAAATCTCTGTGGGAATGTGTTAACTGTTTAGCGACCCATTGCTGACTCTTACGTCCTTTCTCCGTCAAATGGGAGAGAGACTGACCATCAAATGCAATGACAACTTCCCGATCTCCATTGCCGCGGATGAAGCGTACCTTATCACCTTCTAAAGAAAGACGGTCCAGTGTTTGTACAGGCATGGGTCCAGAGACGATATCTCCTCCAATGATAATTAGGTCAGGTTGTACCTCCTTGAGCTCCTCAAACACTGCATTCAGTGCAGGCAGGTTCCCATGAATATCATAAAGTGCAGCAATTTTCACTTCTCCAACTCCTTCCAAAAAGTGAGATCACCTAATAAGTTCTTCCATAGTTCATTTAATACCTTTTTTCTAGATTTATTAAAAAAGCCTCTATCCAGGTTTACTCCTGGATAAAGGCTGTTCTCTTCATGAATTGCTGCTTATACTTTCATTCTTTTGCAAAACAGAAACTTCTACATTTACCGTATCAGGATATTTGATTCCTGCTCCAGTATTTAACGCAACTACGGTTTCGTTTTCTTTGATCCAATTTTTCTTTCTAAGTTCTCTGGCCGCAGCAAAGGTAGCAGCGCCTTCGGGACATATAAAGGCTCCATCAAGATAGGCGATTTTCTTTTGCTCCTCAAGAATCACAGCATCCTCAATCGAAATCGCACATCCGTCCGTTTCATAGATCGCTTCAAGCACGAGAAAGTCTCCGAGTGCTTTTGGAACGTTTATGCCAAATGCAATTGTTTGGGAGTCTTCCCAAAATTCCGATTCGGAGTTTCTTTCTTCCCAAGCTTTGACGATCGGGGCGCAGTTTTCTGCCTGGACGGCCACGAGCCTCGGCAGCTCGCCTTTTACCCAGCCCAGCTCTTTTAGCTCTGAGAGTGCTTTGTATATACCAATAATGCCTACTCCCCCTCCGGTAGGATAGAGAATGACATCAGGAAGCGACCAATTCATTTGTTCGGCAATTTCCAGCCCCATTGTCTTCTTTCCTTCTATACGATAAGGCTCTTTTAACGTTGAAGCATCGTAAAGACCGAAATCTTGTATAGCCTTTCCTACAATTTTTCCTGCATCGCTAATCAAGCCATCCACCAAATATAAGTTGGATCCGGAAATAGCAGTTTCATTTCTTGTGATCTTTGGAGCGTCCACAGGCATTACCACCGTTGATTTCAAGCCTGCTCTGGCTGCATAAAGCGCCCAGGCAGCTCCGGCATTTCCATTGGTCGGCATAGCGAGTTCAGTAACGCCGAGCTCCTTTGCTTTTGAAACTCCTACCGCTGCCCCCCTTGCTTTAAAAGAACCGGTTGGCACGATGCCTTCGTCCTTCATGAAAAGCCGCTGAATATTCATATCCGCTTCCGAACGCTTCATTGGGAGAAGCGGTGTCATCCCTTCTCCGAGCGATACAATATGTTCAGGATTCGTCACCGGCAAAAGCTCGTGATATCTCCAAAGGGAATTCTCTCTTTCTTTTAATTGATCTGGTTTTAATTTTGCCCGCAGCTCTTGCAGATGATAGCGGACAAGGAGCGGAGAACCGCAGCTGCATAACTGCTGAATTTCGTTATGAGGAAATTCCCGATTGCATTTAGGGCATTCCAAGTGTGAGATGTAGCTATGTGTCATTGATACGCCTCCTGTTAGATGCTTAATGATATGATTGTGATTGCAGCATATTGCCGGAAAATCAGAAAAATCGCAGAGAGCTAACTTAATAGAAAAAAGCTGTTATTACACTTATAATAACAGCTTTTAACCCTATATTTGAAGCTCATCACATATTAGTTGCACGGGTATCTATCTTACTTTAACGGCTGTTCAGAAGCTGTCTGGTCCACTCCCCTAGGCTTGCTTTTTATTTCATGAATCAGTACGTCAAGTGAGGTTTCCAAACGATTCGTCAGTTCCTCCGTTAACTCAAATTGATTCGCATCAACTCTGGTAATCCATTGATCGAGGGCATAGACGCCGTTAAGAATATTGGTGGCCCCCAGTGCTGAGACAACCGGTTTTAGTGAATAATCGATCGCTAAAAAGTGCGCGATCGTACCGCCGACAAATAACGGATAAACAATTTTTCCTTGAAGACCTTTTTGCGGGATTAAATCAAGGAATGTTTTTAATACGCCTGTGTATGAAGCTTTGTAAACAGGGCTTGCAATAATCGCGGCTGTCGCTTTTTCAACTTTTGCTTGAGCTTCCTTAATGGCCTCGCTGGCAAAATTGGCTTTGATTAAGTCTTCACTCGGGAGCTCTGAAACGATAAGATGGTCAACTTCAAAACCTGATTCCTCTAGTTTGTTTTGGCTGTAATCAATGATTCCATTCAAACGTGACCCGGGAGTTGGACTGCCAGAAATAATTAGTACGTTACTCATATTTTTCTACCTCCTAATGAAAATACTCGTGAAATAATAAACCAAGTAAATCAGTTGCTTTTTTCATACTATACCATGATCGTATTAGAAAGTGTAGGTGAATCAAAATATATAGCTAAAACAGACAAGCTAAAGATTGAATCAGTAGATAAAAAAATCCAGTCTAAGACTGGAAAATGGGGGATGATGAAGAAGGTATTGTGATTTTTTCTAAAGAGGTGATGGTAGGCCTGTTTAGTTCCTTACGTTTCGACCAGTTCGCGCGGCTTGCCGCTTAAGAATCGAACGGAATCGGCGACTACATCCGTTACATAGACGCGGTTGCCATCTGCATTTTCATAGTTGCGGGTTTGAATTCTTCCGCTTACGCCGACAATAGAACCTTTGCGACAGTAATTTGTTGTGTTCTCGGCCGTTTTTCTCCAAAGGGTGCAGTTGACGAAATCGGTTTCGATATCACCTTCGGAATTTCTGAAGTTGCGGTTTACAGCTAGTGTGACAGTGGCCACAGGTGCGCCATCAGACGTATAACGAAGCTCGGGGTCCTTCGTCAATCGTCCGACCAGCATGACTTGATTAAACATTCACTTCCTCCTTTCAGCTAAGGTGGTACCATTGTAATCGAGATTGCCACAGAAGGAAAAAAGCGATAAAACGATTATACAGTCGTTAAACCAGAGGTTTTTCTCTCTTTATTGGTGCAGCTTTTACTTTCCTGTACTTTATTGAAGTGAAATCCTTATTTTATTAAGTTTGCTATTTACATTCACGCTCTGTAGCTTTGCTTTCTCAATTCTGTGCTATAATGAACGAGGAGAAATTTACAGTCTGCGGGGTGAATGTAATGAAAACCTTTAAGCTGATCGACTTGGCGATTGAGGAACGAGTCGATGGCACCGAGACTCACAAAGAAATTCATATCGATCAAGGTCTTGTCATTAATCAGGAGGAAAGCGATAATCATTGGTTGCTTGAATGTGTCATATCAAATGATCAGAGGGATACATTCGAAAAGTATCTGGACAAGAATGAAGAATTCAATATATGGGTTACCATTACTAAAAAAACCAATCATCCTGCCCACTTATTAGTAACGGCTAAAAATATAATCACCCTGGATAAGGGCGTTTCCATTTTGCTTGATGGAAGAATGGTTTCCAATCGGTTCAAACAGGAATCTGAGGGAATCCTTGAAGAACTGCTTGAAGAAGGATATACCGGACAAGAGCTTTTGGAGAACTTTCGGAAAAATCTGTATTCGTAACCACCGAATAAAAATAGTGGATCAGCCATGTTGTGTGAAACATAGCTGATCCACTATTTTTCATTTCGTCTGAACTAAAGCTTGTTTTCAAATGTCAAGCATTTTTTGTTTGCTATTATACTTTCGAAAATCGAATCAACCATGTAAAATGTAAGGCGATAATGAGGAGGTGTGTTATGAAAAACATCATTTACATTGTGATTGGAACGTTTTTATTCGCCATTTCAGTTACGTTGCTTGCAATGCCTAACCATATCGCTGAAGGCGGAATTGTTGGTCTGTCTCTATTAATTTATTTCGGTTTAGGGATATCTCCCAGTATCTCTAACCTTGTTATATTTATTATATTATTAGCGGTTGGAATTAAATTCCTCCCACGTCACATGATTTACAAAACGATATTAAATGTTCCCCTTTTGTCATTATTCATTTATCTTACAGAAAATCTGGGCAAGCCTATGGAAGATCCGTTGCTTGCTGCAATTTTTGCCGGTCTTTTAACCGGTGTAGGTTTTGGTCTCATTTATCAAGCAGGAAGTTCAGTAGGGGGAACTTCAATCATAGCATTGATGTTAAAAGTGCGTTTAGGCTGGAATTTAACCGGAACCGGATTTGCACTTGATGCACTTGTCGTGTTGGCCGGAATTTTTATTATCGGGCCTGTCTATACAATGTACACTTTAATCGCACTCTTTATCGGGAAATTAGCAACTGATTATGTTCTTGGCGGTTTTGATTCTAAAAAAGCAGTCAATATCATTTCTCCCAAAATCCAAGAGATTTCACATAGAGTCATGAATGAAATGTCTTCAAGTGCAACGATGTTTGAAGGTCATGGCGAGTATACCAAAGAAAAACGAAGTGTCCTTTATGTAGTTGTTCGCTCACATCGATTGTTGCATTTAAAAAGGCTTATAAAAGAAATTGATCCGAATGCTTTTGTTGTTATTCACAACGTCAAAGACGTCTCGGGAGGAACTTTTTTTGCAACACATCATAGCTATTATGGGCAGGAATCAACAACTGTCCCTCAAAATAAAGGAAACAACATTTAGTTATATATGAAAAGCGGCTTTGTTCGTAAAATTAACGTCCTAAGCCGCTTTTCTTTTTTTATAAAATTTCATGCTCTATAATTTGTAGAGAACTATATTTTAAGCAACGGAGGCATCATAATGACACAAACATTTGACGCACTGATTGTTAACAAGCACGATGAAAAATTTACTGTAGGTATTGATAGATTGTCTTCTAAAGATTTACCTGAAGGCGAAGTGTTAATACGTGTCCATTATTCTAGTGTGAACTATAAAGATAGCCTTGCAGCAATTCCGAACGGTAATATTGTGAAAAAATATCCATTTGTACCTGGAATTGATTTGGCTGGCGTTGTCGTCTCTTCCGATGACTCTCGTTTTCAAGAAGGAGACGCGGTTATCGCAACGAGCTACGATATAGGAGTATCTCATTATGGCGGTTACAGTGAGTTTGCCCGTATTCCGGCAGATTGGATCGTACCATTGCCGAAAGGACTCACTTTACGGGAAGCGATGATTATCGGCACGGCCGGCTTCACAGCTGCCTTATCAATTCAAGATTTAGAACAGAATCATCTCTCGCCGCAAAAAGGAAAAGTTCTAGTTACCGGCTCAACAGGAGGGGTTGGCAGCTTTGCTGTTGCACTTCTTTCGTCTCTAGGTTATGAAGTAGAAGCAAGTACTGGCAAAGAGTCTGAAGAAGACTATTTAAAAGGGCTCGGAGCCTCTTCTATCGTTTCTCGGGATAAGGTTTATAACGGGACATTAAAAGCTCTGGGCAAACAGGAATGGGCTGCGGCTGTCGATCCCGTTGGCGGGGAGCCTTTAGCTTCGATCTTAAGTCAGCTGCAAAATGGCGGAGCTGTCGCTGTAAGCGGGTTAACTGCTGGAACAAAAGTGCCTACCTCGGTGTTTCCGTTTATCCTAAGAGGGATAAAATTGTTAGGAATTGATTCTGTCTATTGTCCGATGGAAACACGAATGAAAGTATGGGAACGGCTCGCAACAGATTTAAAGCCTGCAAACCTTGAAGACTTTATCCACCAGGAGGTCACATTACATGAGCTTCCTGATGCTCTTCCTACACTATTAAAAGGGCAAGTTCGCGGAAGGACGCTTGTTAAAATCAGTTCTAACATCTGAAAAAGCAGGGGATCCAATGATTTCCTTTGATATTGACGGTATGCTGGAATGATCGGTATATGGTTTAAATAGATGGGATAAACAACGTCAGAAAGAAGTGATTGGCATACACTCACTTTCGAAACTGTTATCAGTTCTTCCCTAAATTAAAAAGAGAGTACATATTTATTGTTAATATGTGCTCTCCTTTTGCGTTTCTATTCTATGTTCTTTCCCGCTCATTTTTTAAAAGATCGCGGATTTCACGCAACAGCTCTTCCTGCGGATCAACAGGGGTCTCTTTGACTTCTTCTTTTTTCTTATGCCTCAATACGTAACGAATCACGATAAAAATTGAGAAGGCAACGATAAAGAAATTAACAACGGTCTGTATGAAGGCACCATATTTTATGTCGTAGTAAGTTAAAGATGAAAAATCAACCCGTCCAATAAGCAATAACACGACAGGCATGATGATATCATTTACCAAAGAAGTGACAATCTTACTAAATGCTGATCCGATAATGACCGCGATAGCAAGGTCGATAATATTACCTTTGATTGCAAATGCTTTAAACTCTTTCCACACGGACTTCACCTGCTTTCATTTTATTTCCGTTACTAATATGACGGTTAATGAGAGCAGTGTCAAGGCGGGATGCTCCATTATAGTTTTCTGTAGGCACGCCTTTCTGCGTATTCGCTGCAGGTCGGGCAGACTTTTATGATCTCTCCACGATCATCTAGGTATTTCCTAAGGCCGCTCCGTTTTTTCTTGCAAATGGCACATTTGGATTGGAATAGAGAAAACATGCTCAATTTTTTCACTCCCCTTTTATTGGCATTAACACGAAAGATTACAGACGAGCAATATTAATAAAAGGTTGTGTAACACTGACAGTTGAGGATACAAATTTCCTGATATGTATCTTTCTTCGATTTTAATACATTTCCCAGGAGGGCAACAGAAATTTGTAACTTATGCTATCGTAAAGTTCTAATTGGGATTCATTTAGATAGATGAGTATTTCTTATTCCTGTGCCTAGCGACATCGTTAATGTAAGAGGCCTATTATTTAGTAGGTCTTTTATCATTTTCTTGTTTTGTGAACAAATTCCAATTGTATTTTTTCTGGGAAGGAACGGACGAAAGACTTATTACTGAGTAGGTCTTTAATTTCAAAATATTGTAAATAGATGGACTGAGTTGGTGCATAGTGCTATTGTTAAATAGTTGGAAAATCAATCTACGTTGGTGCATAGGCATTTATTCGCAAAGATCAAGGATATGGGGTTAATGTTAAACATATTTGGGGATATCCAATCCCTGCGGTATGAAATACTTACTAATAGTAAAGTTAAATTTGTTTGGAGTGATAGCATGCCTAATAATAACAACCGTGATATGAAAAAAAAGATGCTTTTTTGGTTAATTATCATGATACTTTTCTTAGTTGCATGGTTTGTACAAAAGTCAATTAGTTAACATAATCACCTATAGGATAGTAAAATCCAAGTCAATCGCTGTATTCGCTCAAATAATCGAAAATGCGATCCTGTCCTTATTTTTGCGATCTTCATGATTTATTTGCGATCTTACGTTTTTGCGGTCTTCACAAAAACGGACTGCCAGCATAGCCGGCAGCCTGTTTTAGTTTTCTTTGTCTCCAAGCGCAAACATAATCTCTGTTTCGCAGACGATTTCTCCATCAACGGTGGCTACGCCTTTTCCTTTGCCGATCGGGCCGCGTACGCGCGTCATTTCAACCTCGAGATGAAGCTGGTCACCCGGTTTCACTTGCTTTTTAAAGCGGCAATTATCAATTCCGGTAAAGAAGGCAAGCCTTCCTTTGTTTTCTTCCTTTATTAGCATCGCGACGGCACCTACTTGGGCAAGTGCTTCTACGATAAGCACACCCGGCATAACCGGATAGTCGGGAAAATGGCCATTAAAGAATTCTTCGTTGGCTGAAACGTTTTTGTAGCCGACCGCCCGTTTTCCTTCTTCAATTTCAGTAATACGATCAACCAGAAGAAATGGGTATCGATGAGGAATGATTTCTTTAATTTGCTGAATATCAAGCATGTGTTTAAAATCTCCTTTACATATCAATCAGTTAGGGTTCGACGCACAGGTCGACGGGGTTTTTGCTATCATTCAATTATCTGATTGTCAGGTGAAGCCATTTTGCATGTAAGGGCAGTTGTTCCTCCCGTTTAATGCGAGGCATCGATACTTGCCGAATGAAGCGAACGATCAATCCACTTTTTTATTCACGAGATCATACAGGTGCTGAAATGTGTCCCATTTCAACGCGTCTCCCGCGTTTCCATCACCTATCACGCTATAGCCGACGATCCATCCGCCAATAAGTGCCAAGACCATAAAGAAAGCAACCAAAATAAGCCGCAGCCAAATTGGAATCAAACGCACCCGAACATTCCAAATCGTCGGCTTTTTTTCTTTTGTTTTTGCTGCTTTTCGTCTCTTGTATCTGGTGTTCACCTGCACTTCAGAATTTGGGCTCACTTGTAAAACTCCTTTTTACTGTTCCTAAAAGGTAATTTTACCTCACTCCGTTAATTAAGCCAAGCATTTGGTCACCTAAAGTTACGGCCCGTGCATTCATTTCATACGACCTTTGAGAAGTCATCAAATCGGTCATTTCTTCCATATGATCGACATTGGACATTTCGAGCGCTCCCTGCTTAATGGATACGTCTCTGCCAGCTCCGTTAAGGTTTATAAAAGCATCGCCCTCGGCGGGATCGATCGAGAAAAGATTTCCGCCTTCCTCTTTTAAGGCTTGAGGCTTCGTTACGGTTGCCACGCCAAGATCAAACTGTTCAGTAACACCTGCATCTTGAGGAACAACTGTCAGTCCGCCGTTCTCATTGACATTTAGTTCTTTATAGCTTCTGTTAAAGGAGATTGGGCTGCCTTGTGCATCCAGGACAGGGTGCCCGCTTTTATTTACAAGCTGCACAGTCTCAGGATCATTTTGAACAACGGACAAATAGAAAGCACCATCTCTAGTGTAGCGGGTCTCTCCTTCTGCATTTACTTGAAAAAATTGATACGGCTTAGTCAAAGCAAAATCCAGCTTTCGTCCTGATTCTTTCAAGCTGCCCTGTGCTTGAAACAAACGTTCGTTTAACACTGCTCCCGTTCCTAGTCTGAGTCCTTCTGGAGTAAGCCTGTTTTCTGTTACTTGATTATTTTCTTCCTGCACTTGCTCTAGCTCTTGCCTCATGAGTTCAGAAAAGCTTGTATTTTTGCTTTTGTATCCAGCTGTATCTATATTAGACATATTATGCCCAATGATATTCATTTGCTTCTGAAGCTCATTCATTGTATTGGATGCATTGACCATTGATCTGAGCATTTTTGTTCCTCCGCTTCATAAACCTTGTTTCATTCGGTGCAAATTATCCGATTTTACCAATTTCATTAACAGCTTTGTCCATGCTTTTATCGTAAGCTTGAATCACCTTTTGGTTCGCTTCAAATGAACGATAGGCCATCGTCATATCTGTATAAGCCCTAGAGACATCAACATTGGAGAGCTCGATCACTCCTTGCTTGATGGAGTAGGCCGCCTCTCCAGTCCCTGCAGCACTTGGCAGCTCCTGATTATCCTCTGT
This window of the Bacillus gobiensis genome carries:
- a CDS encoding VOC family protein, which codes for MSKVLRFEFQVPNPEEAIEFYSNCFGWKFEKMPGTHDYWFILTGESDRPGIDGGLMKSPDGATRTTNSIEVSSVDDYLKIVVDNGGKVVVQKTAVPGMGYFAYCLDNQGLLFGVSEENTEA
- a CDS encoding STAS domain-containing protein, translated to MNLESDTPKNQKLINKALDYAEVGVTITDPTLEDNPIVYVNNGFLKMTGYSEEELIGKNCRLLQGQGTDKESVRKIREAIDNRNSIKTQLLNYRKDGTEFWNELTIEPLWMEEEGKLYFVGLQKDVTEDINRQKQLSEFTDEMYKLSTPIVPVRDGLSILPIIGTLTEVRFENLISTVSTYITDAKDDYFIIDLSGLVEVDSFVADAIFKLNNLINLTGTELIVTGIKPNLAMAMAQLHVEFKSLKTYMNVKSALKQIK
- a CDS encoding uracil-DNA glycosylase; the protein is MDIPIELFDACKKRISPFQVEGFLLGGGSETAEIMIVGEAPGEQEIIKEIPFCGRAGVELDRFLEHAELNREEIYITSTVRSRPFRVKEKIIRGKKVIKKENRKPNKKEIIAHAPLLDYQIKKIKPYIIVALGAVAFERLTGKKEKMTEIHGKACQTSILELDSLENNQLVLGEEEYILFPTFHPASIFYNRSLLPLIYEDFEKLKQLSGGTKDDKRNA
- a CDS encoding GNAT family N-acetyltransferase, with protein sequence MTNVMLDYYQLKYLPALTVYELPEEQAKYTALPANMLYSSETKSPIVILANEEVVGFFVLHTGEIVKNYTDISTAILLTSFSIDFRKQRMGFAHHGLLALNDFVKKHHSEITDVVLSVNLKNMPARRLYEQVGFLDTGKRMEGVMGEQLVLRKRIV
- a CDS encoding metallophosphoesterase family protein, translated to MKIAALYDIHGNLPALNAVFEELKEVQPDLIIIGGDIVSGPMPVQTLDRLSLEGDKVRFIRGNGDREVVIAFDGQSLSHLTEKGRKSQQWVAKQLTHSHRDFLAQLPEHITLSVEGLGDILFCHATPRSDEEIFTPNTSMERLTAIFNNVDQQIVVCGHTHIQFKQQVGGVCVLNAGSVGMPFADHPGAYWLLLGPGEYEFRRTTYDREAAMKEINFSSDPQAPDVLKLIAEAEGMAMLESIEDKD
- a CDS encoding threonine synthase translates to MTHSYISHLECPKCNREFPHNEIQQLCSCGSPLLVRYHLQELRAKLKPDQLKERENSLWRYHELLPVTNPEHIVSLGEGMTPLLPMKRSEADMNIQRLFMKDEGIVPTGSFKARGAAVGVSKAKELGVTELAMPTNGNAGAAWALYAARAGLKSTVVMPVDAPKITRNETAISGSNLYLVDGLISDAGKIVGKAIQDFGLYDASTLKEPYRIEGKKTMGLEIAEQMNWSLPDVILYPTGGGVGIIGIYKALSELKELGWVKGELPRLVAVQAENCAPIVKAWEERNSESEFWEDSQTIAFGINVPKALGDFLVLEAIYETDGCAISIEDAVILEEQKKIAYLDGAFICPEGAATFAAARELRKKNWIKENETVVALNTGAGIKYPDTVNVEVSVLQKNESISSNS
- the ssuE gene encoding NADPH-dependent FMN reductase, yielding MSNVLIISGSPTPGSRLNGIIDYSQNKLEESGFEVDHLIVSELPSEDLIKANFASEAIKEAQAKVEKATAAIIASPVYKASYTGVLKTFLDLIPQKGLQGKIVYPLFVGGTIAHFLAIDYSLKPVVSALGATNILNGVYALDQWITRVDANQFELTEELTNRLETSLDVLIHEIKSKPRGVDQTASEQPLK
- the ssb gene encoding single-stranded DNA-binding protein, which encodes MFNQVMLVGRLTKDPELRYTSDGAPVATVTLAVNRNFRNSEGDIETDFVNCTLWRKTAENTTNYCRKGSIVGVSGRIQTRNYENADGNRVYVTDVVADSVRFLSGKPRELVET
- a CDS encoding YwpF family protein; protein product: MKTFKLIDLAIEERVDGTETHKEIHIDQGLVINQEESDNHWLLECVISNDQRDTFEKYLDKNEEFNIWVTITKKTNHPAHLLVTAKNIITLDKGVSILLDGRMVSNRFKQESEGILEELLEEGYTGQELLENFRKNLYS
- a CDS encoding YitT family protein, with translation MKNIIYIVIGTFLFAISVTLLAMPNHIAEGGIVGLSLLIYFGLGISPSISNLVIFIILLAVGIKFLPRHMIYKTILNVPLLSLFIYLTENLGKPMEDPLLAAIFAGLLTGVGFGLIYQAGSSVGGTSIIALMLKVRLGWNLTGTGFALDALVVLAGIFIIGPVYTMYTLIALFIGKLATDYVLGGFDSKKAVNIISPKIQEISHRVMNEMSSSATMFEGHGEYTKEKRSVLYVVVRSHRLLHLKRLIKEIDPNAFVVIHNVKDVSGGTFFATHHSYYGQESTTVPQNKGNNI
- a CDS encoding NADPH:quinone oxidoreductase family protein; this translates as MTQTFDALIVNKHDEKFTVGIDRLSSKDLPEGEVLIRVHYSSVNYKDSLAAIPNGNIVKKYPFVPGIDLAGVVVSSDDSRFQEGDAVIATSYDIGVSHYGGYSEFARIPADWIVPLPKGLTLREAMIIGTAGFTAALSIQDLEQNHLSPQKGKVLVTGSTGGVGSFAVALLSSLGYEVEASTGKESEEDYLKGLGASSIVSRDKVYNGTLKALGKQEWAAAVDPVGGEPLASILSQLQNGGAVAVSGLTAGTKVPTSVFPFILRGIKLLGIDSVYCPMETRMKVWERLATDLKPANLEDFIHQEVTLHELPDALPTLLKGQVRGRTLVKISSNI